Proteins from one Juglans microcarpa x Juglans regia isolate MS1-56 chromosome 6S, Jm3101_v1.0, whole genome shotgun sequence genomic window:
- the LOC121236796 gene encoding protein IQ-DOMAIN 1-like isoform X1 — MRSCINVVINCLFAPTISLKFLSLLAFIKSVVWLRRLFVIDLHWAYFPSSARSGSIPMGSRDWFRSIICIKRRKEHRSKQAKASKKLCQLKDTARFQSLIQDHTYMKQASTALSYTHSWCRIQDQIRTRRLRMVQEGRIRQKKSENQLKLEAKLHELEVEWCSGSQTMEEILSRIQQREVAAIKRERTMAYAFSHQWRANSSQYLGQASYNIGKENWGWSWMDRWIAARPWEIRVHSHSSDSNKVQTKQSTSSHVAKQPKRKLSVSVKPAISNGKGTTKAKTVCRRRLEDKLPLNQHMLF, encoded by the exons ATGAGAAGCTGCATTAATGTTGTTATTAATTGTCTTTTTGCCCCCACAATCTCGTTGAAGTTTCTCTCATTACTTGCATTCATTAAATCTGTTGTATGGCTGAGGAGACTTTTTGTGATAGATCTGCATTGGGCTTACTTCCCATCATCTGCAAGATCAGGATCAATACCAATGGGTTCAAGAGACTGGTTTAGGTCAAtcatttgcataaaaagaaggAAGGAACACAGATCAAAGCAAGCAAAG GCAAGTAAAAAATTGTGCCAGCTGAAGGATACAGCGAGATTTCAGAGCCTTATTCAGGATCACACTTACATGAAGCAAGCATCAACTGCATTGAGCTATACACATTCATGGTGTAGAATACAGGACCAAATCAGAACTCGCAGACTCCGTATGGTACAAGAAGGCCGAATTCGGCAAAAGAAATCGGAAAATCAGTTAAAACTTGAAGCTAAACTTCATGAGCTAGAG GTGGAATGGTGCAGTGGCTCTCAAACCATGGAGGAAATCCTTTCCAGGATACAACAGCGAGAAGTAGCAGCAATTAAGCGTGAGCGAACCATGGCATATGCATTCTCTCATCAG TGGAGAGCCAACTCCAGCCAATATCTTGGCCAGGCTTCTTACAACATTGGCAAGGAAAACTGGGGTTGGAGCTGGATGGACCGCTGGATTGCTGCTCGCCCTTGGGAGATCCGGGTTCATTCACATTCTTCCGATTCAAACAAAGTGCAGACCAAGCAAAGCACATCATCTCATGTGGCCAAGCAGCCAAAGAGAAAATTATCAGTTTCAGTTAAACCCGCTATTTCGAATGGGAAAGGAACCACGAAAGCAAAGACAGTGTGCAGACGACGGCTGGAAGATAAGCTGCCTTTGAATCAACATATGTTGTTCTGA
- the LOC121236796 gene encoding protein IQ-DOMAIN 1-like isoform X2, giving the protein MGSRDWFRSIICIKRRKEHRSKQAKASKKLCQLKDTARFQSLIQDHTYMKQASTALSYTHSWCRIQDQIRTRRLRMVQEGRIRQKKSENQLKLEAKLHELEVEWCSGSQTMEEILSRIQQREVAAIKRERTMAYAFSHQWRANSSQYLGQASYNIGKENWGWSWMDRWIAARPWEIRVHSHSSDSNKVQTKQSTSSHVAKQPKRKLSVSVKPAISNGKGTTKAKTVCRRRLEDKLPLNQHMLF; this is encoded by the exons ATGGGTTCAAGAGACTGGTTTAGGTCAAtcatttgcataaaaagaaggAAGGAACACAGATCAAAGCAAGCAAAG GCAAGTAAAAAATTGTGCCAGCTGAAGGATACAGCGAGATTTCAGAGCCTTATTCAGGATCACACTTACATGAAGCAAGCATCAACTGCATTGAGCTATACACATTCATGGTGTAGAATACAGGACCAAATCAGAACTCGCAGACTCCGTATGGTACAAGAAGGCCGAATTCGGCAAAAGAAATCGGAAAATCAGTTAAAACTTGAAGCTAAACTTCATGAGCTAGAG GTGGAATGGTGCAGTGGCTCTCAAACCATGGAGGAAATCCTTTCCAGGATACAACAGCGAGAAGTAGCAGCAATTAAGCGTGAGCGAACCATGGCATATGCATTCTCTCATCAG TGGAGAGCCAACTCCAGCCAATATCTTGGCCAGGCTTCTTACAACATTGGCAAGGAAAACTGGGGTTGGAGCTGGATGGACCGCTGGATTGCTGCTCGCCCTTGGGAGATCCGGGTTCATTCACATTCTTCCGATTCAAACAAAGTGCAGACCAAGCAAAGCACATCATCTCATGTGGCCAAGCAGCCAAAGAGAAAATTATCAGTTTCAGTTAAACCCGCTATTTCGAATGGGAAAGGAACCACGAAAGCAAAGACAGTGTGCAGACGACGGCTGGAAGATAAGCTGCCTTTGAATCAACATATGTTGTTCTGA
- the LOC121236421 gene encoding (-)-germacrene D synthase-like has protein sequence MSIQVSAVPASIQNIATRDKSNRSLADYHPTIWGVHFLSYASDDHDSNMEADNNIMEQLQESKEELKRMLMAPTETLSEKLGLIDAIQRLGVSYHFESEIDEILQEVHTNPPCFDNSDKDDDLNLCTIALWFRLLRQQGYNVSCDIFNEFKDEKGDFKASLISDVNGMLSLYEAAHLGLHGEDILDEALAFTTTHLESAVSHDIKAASNLQKKVTHALNRPIRKGLPRLEGIHYISIYQEEDSHNKTLLNFAKLDFNVVQAQHQKEVCNITKWWKNLDFATKLPYARDRIVECCFWIMGVYFEPQYSLARRILIKVMVMTSIIDDTYDAFASYEEVELFTEAIERWDVSAIDLLPEYMKPIYRALLDIYDEIEAETAKEGRSFCVHYAKEAMKKVVQAYHVEAKWCHESFVPTMEEYMRIALVTSAYSMLATTSFVGMGNIANREVFEWISNGPKIVTASTIICRLMDDIASHKFEQKREHVASAVECYMKQYGVSAEEEVYELFQKEVSDAWKDINQGFLKPTAVPMPILERVLNFTRVIDVIYKEDDGYTNSHMLKDYITSLLVNPLLI, from the exons ATGTCAATCCAGGTTTCAGCAGTTCCTGCCTCAATCCAAAATATTGCCACTCGTGACAAATCGAATCGCAGCTTGGCGGATTATCATCCTACCATTTGGGGTGTTCATTTCCTATCCTACGCTTCTGATGATCATGACTCCAAcatg GAAGCAGATAATAACATTATGGAGCAACTCCAAGAATCGAAggaagagttgaagagaatGCTCATGGCTCCTACTGAAACGCTTTCAGAAAAACTGGGCCTGATTGATGCAATTCAGCGCTTAGGTGTTTCTTATCATTTTGAAAGTGAGATTGACGAAATTCTGCAGGAAGTGCACACGAACCCTCCTTGCTTTGATAACAGCGATAAGGACGATGACCTTAACCTTTGCACTATTGCTCTCTGGTTTCGATTGCTTAGACAACAAGGTTATAATGTTTCATGTG ATATTTTCAACGAGTTCAAAGATGAGAAAGGTGATTTCAAGGCATCCTTAATTTCTGACGTGAATGGCATGCTGAGTTTGTACGAGGCTGCACATCTTGGCTTACATGGAGAAGATATTCTTGATGAAGCCCTTGCTTTTACCACCACTCATCTTGAGTCAGCTGTGAGTCATGATATCAAGGCGGCCAGTAATTTGCAAAAGAAAGTAACTCATGCTCTGAACCGGCCCATCCGTAAAGGATTACCGAGATTAGAGGGAATCCATTACATCTCCATCTACCAGGAGGAAGATTCACATAACAAAACTCTGCTGAATTTTGCCAAGTTAGATTTTAATGTCGTACAAGCACAACACCAGAAAGAAGTATGCAACATTACAAA GTGGTGGAAAAACTTAGACTTTGCAACAAAGCTGCCTTATGCGAGAGACCGAATAGTAGAGTGCTGTTTTTGGATCATGGGAGTGTATTTTGAACCTCAATATTCCCTTGCAAGAAGGATTCTGATAAAAGTAATGGTCATGACATCCATTATTGATGATACCTACGATGCCTTTGCATCGTACGAAGAAGTCGAGCTATTTACGGAAGCAATCGAAAG ATGGGATGTTAGCGCCATAGATCTACTTCCCGAGTATATGAAGCCAATTTATCGGGCATTGTTAGATATTTACGATGAAATTGAGGCTGAGACTGCAAAAGAGGGAAGATCATTCTGTGTGCATTATGCAAAGGAAGCA ATGAAAAAAGTAGTCCAAGCCTACCATGTGGAAGCCAAGTGGTGTCATGAAAGCTTCGTTCCAACAATGGAGGAGTACATGCGTATTGCCCTCGTAACTTCAGCTTATTCAATGCTAGCCACAACTTCCTTCGTTGGCATGGGAAATATTGCAAACAGAGAGGTCTTTGAATGGATCTCCAATGGCCCTAAAATCGTTACAGCTTCAACAATTATTTGCAGGCTCATGGACGACATTGCCTCCCATAAG TTTGAGCAAAAGAGAGAACATGTTGCCTCAGCGGTTGAGTGCTACATGAAACAGTATGGTGTTTCAGCAGAGGAAGAGGTATACGAACTGTTCCAAAAAGAAGTGTCCGATGCATGGAAAGATATCAATCAAGGGTTCCTCAAGCCGACTGCTGTCCCGATGCCAATCTTGGAGCGAGTTCTCAATTTTACTCGTGTAATCGATGTTATTTACAAGGAGGATGATGGATATACCAACTCTCATATGCTGAAAGATTACATTACCTCTTTGCTCGTCAATCCTCTTCTCATCTGA